From Chromohalobacter canadensis, one genomic window encodes:
- a CDS encoding IS630 family transposase (programmed frameshift) — protein sequence MKFRFVPTLSDTDFQALKATYTYGKKPSLRRRAHAIVLSHQGHTINQICSILSVTRETVSLWFDAWEARGLEGLSDKPRAGRPAIYSDSERERLRALAEEQPHQLKVVQARLQQETGKRSSTMTIKRALKKTGYSFKRARRSLKYRRDETDFRNTQGLLTELQRWEDRGEAELYYFDESGFSQSSALPYAWSPVGHPRQMPAYSRSQRLNVLGFLSRQGQLVYNSTTDTVTTGVVIEAFERFVAQKSPDAFAIVVVDNASVHRSAHFQRKRLDWLNQRVHVVYLSTYSPELNLIEILWRKVKYEWLPLTAYDSFSSLRDQVHKVLSGYGSEYRITFV from the exons ATGAAGTTCCGTTTTGTACCGACTCTGTCCGACACCGACTTTCAGGCACTGAAGGCGACCTACACGTATGGAAAAAAGCCGTCCTTGCGTCGTCGTGCCCACGCCATCGTGCTCAGCCATCAAGGTCATACTATCAACCAGATCTGCAGTATCCTGTCGGTCACGCGGGAAACAGTCTCGCTCTGGTTCGATGCCTGGGAGGCACGGGGTCTCGAAGGGCTCAGTGACAAGCCTCGTGCCGGACGACCTGCCATCTACAGTGACTCGGAGCGGGAACGGTTACGTGCGCTTGCGGAAGAGCAGCCTCATCAGTTGAAAGTGGTCCAGGCACGGCTACAACAGGAAACCGGGAAACGCTCCAGTACCATGACGATCAAGCGAGCATTAAAAAAAACT GGGTATAGCTTCAAGCGGGCTCGGCGATCCCTGAAATACCGGCGAGACGAAACGGACTTCCGTAATACCCAGGGCCTGCTGACCGAGCTTCAGCGTTGGGAAGATCGGGGCGAGGCTGAACTGTACTACTTCGATGAGTCTGGTTTTTCCCAGTCATCCGCCTTGCCTTACGCCTGGAGTCCAGTCGGTCATCCTCGGCAGATGCCAGCCTACTCACGCAGTCAGCGTCTGAATGTGCTGGGCTTTCTAAGTCGCCAGGGCCAGCTGGTTTACAACTCGACGACTGACACGGTCACCACGGGGGTCGTTATCGAGGCTTTCGAGCGCTTTGTCGCACAAAAGTCGCCGGATGCCTTTGCCATCGTGGTGGTGGACAATGCCAGCGTTCATCGCTCGGCGCATTTTCAGCGCAAGCGGCTGGATTGGCTGAACCAGCGGGTGCATGTCGTCTATCTCTCGACATATTCGCCAGAACTAAACCTGATCGAGATCCTCTGGCGCAAGGTCAAGTATGAGTGGCTGCCGTTGACGGCTTACGACAGCTTTTCGTCCTTGAGAGACCAGGTCCATAAGGTGCTGTCAGGCTACGGCAGCGAATACCGGATTACTTTTGTTTAG
- a CDS encoding TauD/TfdA family dioxygenase: protein MLHGVPTDPERILQVGSHYGYVKETNFGRYFEVYSRPDGNDLAYRSVALGPHTDNPYRNPVPGIQLLHCLVNETSGGLSTLVDSLKVLDKLRHETPEGYELLKNTSVRFRFVDAGTELVTHRTMIQTDDDGHPTGVHYSPRLDALPLLSDSETRLFHRARQRLGELFSDPTYEVRFTLDAGELMLFDNSRVLHGRTSYDSNEGRRHLQGCYLDVDGPRERFASLVRNREYNEEAA, encoded by the coding sequence ATACTTCACGGAGTGCCCACTGATCCTGAGCGTATCCTCCAAGTGGGTAGTCACTATGGTTATGTCAAAGAGACAAACTTTGGCCGTTACTTCGAAGTTTATTCGCGCCCGGATGGTAATGATCTAGCCTATCGAAGCGTCGCGCTCGGTCCGCATACTGATAACCCTTACCGTAATCCGGTGCCAGGTATTCAATTGCTGCATTGCCTGGTCAACGAGACTAGCGGGGGGCTATCAACACTCGTCGACAGTTTGAAGGTCCTGGATAAGCTGCGTCACGAAACGCCCGAGGGCTACGAGCTACTTAAGAATACGTCGGTTCGTTTTCGGTTCGTCGATGCTGGAACCGAGCTTGTTACCCATCGCACCATGATTCAGACGGATGACGACGGGCATCCTACTGGGGTTCATTACAGCCCGCGGCTGGATGCACTGCCACTATTATCCGATTCCGAGACGCGTTTGTTTCATCGAGCGCGTCAGCGGTTGGGCGAATTGTTTTCAGACCCGACCTATGAGGTACGGTTTACGTTGGACGCTGGCGAGCTAATGTTATTTGACAATAGCCGCGTCCTACATGGGCGCACAAGTTACGACTCTAATGAAGGGCGTCGTCATCTTCAGGGCTGCTATCTTGATGTCGATGGTCCTAGAGAGCGTTTTGCAAGCCTGGTGAGAAATCGTGAATATAATGAGGAGGCAGCCTGA
- a CDS encoding HD domain-containing protein: protein MERVEFRQMKDGTREEYLFLDRLEEEFNQGLVDRLLRALRNLENSLSGYQVSRLEHSLQSAARAEADGADEDMIVGALLHDLGDELAPYNHSQLAATIIRPYVRGEVTWIIHHHGLFQKYYYAHYFGENPNERDRYLNHPWYQSCVDFCERYDQASFDPSYPTPSLEHFEPILRRVFSRTPFDSKVIGEEHPLEL, encoded by the coding sequence ATGGAGCGAGTAGAATTCCGCCAAATGAAGGATGGTACTCGGGAAGAGTATTTGTTTCTCGATCGACTAGAAGAAGAGTTCAATCAAGGATTAGTCGATCGGTTGCTGAGAGCGCTACGTAATTTAGAAAACAGCCTGAGTGGTTACCAAGTGAGTCGTTTGGAGCATTCGCTACAGTCTGCCGCGCGTGCCGAAGCTGATGGTGCTGATGAAGATATGATCGTTGGTGCATTATTGCATGATCTTGGTGATGAACTTGCGCCTTACAACCATTCGCAGCTAGCTGCAACGATTATTCGGCCTTATGTGCGTGGTGAGGTCACTTGGATCATCCATCACCACGGTTTGTTTCAAAAGTACTACTATGCGCACTATTTTGGTGAGAATCCCAATGAGCGGGATCGTTACCTGAATCATCCCTGGTACCAGAGTTGTGTCGATTTCTGTGAGCGCTATGATCAAGCTTCTTTTGATCCAAGTTACCCGACACCATCGCTTGAACATTTTGAGCCGATACTGCGGCGTGTTTTTTCGCGTACCCCTTTCGACTCTAAGGTGATTGGCGAAGAGCATCCCCTGGAGCTTTAA
- a CDS encoding BCCT family transporter: MTLSSGLLILLFVIFTGFGSDSASVVFGAARAWIESTFSGYYLTTVMGLLVICVFIVFSRYGNVRLGTDDSRPEFGRFSWFSMLFSAGIGIGILFFGVAEPMFYLDNSSAFGYPNNPHADLAGATAIGHERAIDALRVTVFHWGLHGWAIYVIVGMSLAYFAYRKGLPLALRSALYPFIGDRIFGPLGHLFDIFGVLGCVFGVATSLGLGVSQMGVGIERLFGINDGLTTQLILIAAISTLSIISAVTGVKKGIRIISMLNIWVSVVVVGIFLFGGPTLWLVKTFGETLYDYTVNVIPMGLWYAEEPGASAWQQAWTIFYWGWWLAWAPFVGLFIARISKGRTLREFVLGVLLVPTLIAFIWLVIFGGNAIHQEINAAGGPGSGNIMELVRNWNLPAALFATSDGIVGTGVFGWMLSAMMVFLLMSWFVTSSDSGTLVLTTILSLGDDEPPKIFRVFWGVVIGLVAAVLLVVGGLKALQTALIAAALPVSVVILVMTAGILLSLFREPGDPYRPRRR, translated from the coding sequence ATGACACTGAGTTCCGGATTATTGATACTGCTGTTTGTAATTTTTACTGGCTTTGGGTCTGATTCTGCTAGTGTTGTGTTCGGTGCGGCGCGTGCGTGGATAGAAAGCACCTTTAGCGGTTATTACTTGACAACCGTTATGGGATTACTGGTTATCTGCGTTTTTATCGTGTTCAGCCGCTACGGAAATGTTCGCCTTGGCACTGATGATAGCAGACCCGAATTCGGTAGATTTTCTTGGTTTTCAATGCTTTTTTCGGCTGGCATTGGGATTGGGATTCTGTTCTTTGGTGTCGCCGAACCAATGTTTTACCTCGACAATTCAAGTGCTTTCGGCTACCCCAATAATCCGCACGCCGACTTGGCTGGGGCGACTGCTATTGGTCATGAGAGGGCCATTGACGCCTTGCGTGTTACGGTCTTCCACTGGGGCCTCCATGGCTGGGCGATCTACGTTATCGTTGGCATGTCGTTGGCGTATTTCGCCTATCGCAAGGGCTTGCCGCTAGCATTGCGTTCTGCGTTGTATCCATTTATCGGGGATCGTATTTTCGGACCACTCGGTCACTTGTTCGATATATTTGGTGTGCTTGGCTGTGTATTTGGTGTGGCGACCTCTCTTGGGCTTGGCGTTAGTCAGATGGGAGTAGGGATTGAAAGGCTTTTTGGTATCAATGACGGGCTCACGACCCAGTTGATATTAATCGCTGCTATCTCTACGTTATCAATAATATCTGCTGTCACCGGTGTTAAGAAAGGCATCAGGATCATCTCGATGCTAAATATATGGGTCTCGGTAGTGGTCGTTGGTATTTTTCTATTTGGCGGGCCTACTTTATGGCTTGTGAAGACTTTTGGTGAGACGCTCTACGACTACACGGTTAATGTTATACCTATGGGGTTATGGTATGCGGAAGAGCCAGGAGCATCGGCCTGGCAACAAGCCTGGACGATCTTCTATTGGGGTTGGTGGCTTGCTTGGGCACCTTTCGTTGGTTTGTTCATCGCCCGCATTTCCAAGGGTCGTACGTTACGTGAGTTCGTTTTAGGCGTGCTGCTGGTGCCAACGTTAATTGCCTTTATATGGCTAGTCATTTTTGGTGGCAATGCTATACATCAAGAGATTAATGCGGCTGGTGGGCCGGGTAGTGGAAATATTATGGAGTTAGTTCGTAACTGGAACTTGCCAGCTGCACTTTTTGCCACTTCCGATGGTATAGTGGGTACAGGTGTCTTCGGCTGGATGCTATCGGCGATGATGGTCTTCTTACTGATGAGTTGGTTCGTGACATCTTCGGATTCTGGTACCTTGGTGTTGACTACCATTTTGTCGCTTGGTGACGATGAGCCACCAAAGATTTTTCGTGTTTTCTGGGGAGTAGTGATTGGCTTGGTAGCTGCCGTACTACTAGTAGTAGGAGGGCTTAAGGCACTTCAAACTGCGCTAATCGCTGCAGCATTACCGGTTAGCGTCGTTATCCTAGTTATGACAGCCGGTATTCTTCTCTCACTTTTTCGCGAACCTGGTGATCCTTATCGTCCACGTCGCCGGTAA